A genomic window from Qipengyuania oceanensis includes:
- a CDS encoding isopenicillin N synthase family dioxygenase produces MSEIASVSLAQPLDTIADELGRSFEEFGFAVVRDHGIPQSLIDRAEEMSKQFFDLPEETKRKYHIPGGGGARGYTPFGTEKAKDAKVHDLKEFWHVGRSLPQDHALAEFMAPNVWPEEMPEFRDTFEELYAAFEKAGGRVLEAIALHLGLERDFFAATVEDGNSVMRLLRYPPLEGAEAEGAIRAAAHGDINTITLLLGAEEAGLELLTAEGEWLAVDPPAGALVINIGDMLDRLTNGKLRSTTHRVVNPRGEAAYRARYSMPFFLHFRPDYVIETLDSCVDPDNPEDKPESISSHEFLLQRLREINLA; encoded by the coding sequence ATGTCCGAAATCGCTTCAGTCTCCCTTGCCCAGCCGCTCGACACGATCGCCGATGAACTCGGCCGCAGTTTCGAGGAGTTCGGCTTCGCGGTGGTGCGTGATCACGGCATCCCGCAATCGCTGATCGATCGCGCCGAAGAGATGTCGAAGCAGTTCTTCGACCTGCCCGAGGAAACCAAGCGCAAGTACCACATTCCCGGCGGCGGGGGTGCACGCGGCTACACTCCCTTCGGTACCGAGAAAGCCAAGGACGCCAAGGTCCACGACCTCAAGGAGTTCTGGCACGTCGGTCGTTCGCTCCCGCAAGATCATGCGCTGGCCGAGTTCATGGCACCCAATGTCTGGCCCGAGGAAATGCCGGAGTTTCGCGACACCTTCGAGGAACTCTACGCAGCATTCGAGAAGGCCGGCGGACGAGTCCTCGAAGCGATCGCATTGCACTTGGGGCTGGAGCGTGACTTCTTCGCGGCCACGGTCGAGGACGGCAACTCGGTCATGCGCCTGCTGCGCTATCCGCCGCTGGAAGGCGCCGAGGCCGAAGGCGCGATCCGCGCCGCCGCGCATGGCGACATCAACACGATCACCCTGCTGCTCGGCGCCGAGGAAGCTGGCCTGGAACTGCTGACGGCCGAGGGCGAATGGCTCGCCGTCGATCCTCCGGCGGGGGCGCTGGTCATCAACATCGGCGACATGCTCGACCGGCTGACCAACGGCAAGTTGCGCTCGACGACGCACCGCGTCGTGAACCCGCGTGGCGAGGCGGCCTACCGGGCGCGCTATTCGATGCCGTTCTTCCTCCATTTCCGGCCCGACTACGTGATCGAAACCCTCGACAGCTGCGTCGATCCGGATAACCCCGAGGACAAGCCCGAATCGATTTCGAGCCACGAGTTCCTTTTGCAGCGACTTCGCGAGATCAATCTGGCCTAG
- a CDS encoding NupC/NupG family nucleoside CNT transporter, producing MPPILTSLVGILAILLIAFLLSTGKKRISLRIVGSAFALQALLAFLVLGTSGGRLVIQGMANGVAALLSYADQGTQFLFGASENNPLSNTFALGALPVIIFFAALVSILYHLGIMQKVVRWVGGAIGWVTGISRVESLGAAANIFVGQSESPLVVRPYLAGLSPSRLFTLMCVGMAGVAGTILAAYAGLLGPSYLPFLLAAAFMSAPGGILMAKIIMPDDDEPSAVAEGEIALPRTRISGDGPAAITEGDKPHEVEVAETFEEGHKPANIIEAAAQGAQTGVKLAVAVGAMVLAFVALVALANGLLGAAGGLFGFPELSFQMVLGWVFAPVMYLIGVPWNEAGIAGGLFGTKIVLNEFVAFIELGGVDAGALTERSRAIVTFALCGFANFSSIAIQMAVTGGLAPNQRPVIARLGLRALAAGSLANLMSAALAGLFLPY from the coding sequence ATGCCACCGATTCTTACCAGCCTTGTCGGCATCCTTGCCATCCTGCTGATCGCCTTCCTGCTCTCGACGGGCAAGAAGCGGATCAGCCTGCGGATCGTGGGTTCTGCCTTCGCCCTGCAGGCCCTGCTCGCTTTCCTCGTGCTCGGAACGAGCGGCGGACGGCTGGTGATCCAGGGCATGGCGAACGGCGTTGCCGCCCTCCTTTCCTATGCCGATCAGGGGACGCAGTTCCTGTTCGGCGCGAGCGAGAACAATCCGCTTTCCAATACTTTCGCGCTCGGCGCATTGCCGGTGATCATCTTCTTCGCCGCGCTGGTCTCGATCCTCTATCACCTCGGCATCATGCAGAAGGTCGTACGCTGGGTCGGCGGAGCGATCGGCTGGGTGACCGGCATCAGCCGGGTGGAATCGCTGGGCGCGGCCGCCAACATCTTCGTGGGCCAGTCGGAAAGCCCGCTGGTGGTGCGGCCTTACCTGGCCGGCCTGTCGCCGAGCCGCCTGTTCACGCTCATGTGCGTCGGCATGGCCGGGGTCGCGGGTACCATTCTCGCGGCCTATGCCGGGCTGCTCGGTCCGTCCTACCTGCCGTTTCTGCTCGCCGCGGCCTTCATGTCCGCGCCGGGCGGCATCCTGATGGCCAAGATTATCATGCCCGACGATGACGAGCCGAGCGCCGTTGCCGAAGGCGAGATCGCCCTGCCCAGAACGCGCATCAGCGGCGACGGTCCGGCGGCCATCACCGAAGGCGACAAGCCGCACGAGGTCGAGGTCGCCGAGACCTTCGAGGAAGGCCACAAGCCCGCGAACATCATCGAGGCCGCCGCACAGGGCGCGCAGACCGGCGTCAAGCTGGCGGTCGCGGTGGGTGCGATGGTGCTCGCATTCGTCGCGCTGGTGGCCCTGGCCAACGGACTACTGGGGGCTGCCGGGGGGCTGTTCGGTTTCCCCGAGCTCTCCTTCCAGATGGTGCTCGGCTGGGTCTTTGCGCCGGTCATGTATCTCATCGGCGTGCCGTGGAACGAGGCGGGGATCGCCGGCGGTCTGTTCGGCACCAAGATCGTGCTCAACGAATTCGTCGCCTTCATCGAACTGGGCGGCGTCGATGCAGGTGCCCTGACCGAGCGCAGCCGCGCGATCGTCACCTTCGCGCTGTGCGGCTTCGCCAACTTTTCCTCGATCGCGATCCAGATGGCGGTGACCGGCGGGCTTGCGCCGAACCAGCGTCCCGTCATCGCGCGGCTCGGCCTGCGGGCGCTTGCCGCCGGCAGTCTAGCCAACCTGATGAGCGCGGCGCTCGCCGGCCTGTTCCTTCCCTACTGA
- a CDS encoding queuosine precursor transporter, with translation MIDPVQTDSAITRPGALATAMPRGLFVFLLLYGGMTVLAGVLAFKQVQLWPTNLAVEAGIFAFLFLVVISSTIAQLYGEALARRLVLWGFLPLAISAALILLVLQLPASPEMVEFRATDLAAFETVLAQTPRIMMAGPAAYIVSLLLNVWIFSRLRGSGDDGTLGLMIRGAIASALSQAIDSVIFITLAFYGEFDITNLLIGQVIAKVTLSFVLVPFLITIGVAFARWLDRRGIGPAL, from the coding sequence ATGATCGACCCCGTCCAGACCGATAGCGCCATCACCCGCCCGGGTGCGCTTGCGACCGCCATGCCCCGCGGCCTCTTCGTTTTCCTGCTGCTCTACGGCGGCATGACGGTGCTCGCCGGGGTGCTCGCCTTCAAGCAGGTGCAGCTCTGGCCGACCAATCTGGCAGTCGAGGCCGGCATCTTCGCCTTCCTGTTCCTGGTCGTCATCTCGAGCACGATCGCGCAACTTTACGGAGAGGCGCTCGCGAGGCGGCTGGTCCTGTGGGGCTTCCTGCCGCTCGCGATCTCGGCTGCGCTGATCCTGCTGGTGCTCCAGTTGCCCGCATCGCCCGAGATGGTGGAATTCCGGGCAACCGACCTCGCCGCCTTCGAGACCGTGCTGGCGCAGACGCCACGAATCATGATGGCGGGTCCGGCGGCCTATATCGTCTCGCTCCTGCTGAACGTCTGGATCTTCTCGCGACTGCGCGGATCCGGTGACGATGGCACGCTGGGCCTGATGATCCGCGGGGCGATCGCCAGTGCGCTGAGCCAGGCGATCGATTCGGTGATCTTCATCACCCTCGCCTTCTACGGCGAGTTCGACATCACCAACCTGCTCATCGGACAGGTCATCGCAAAGGTCACCTTGTCCTTCGTGCTGGTGCCGTTCCTCATCACCATAGGCGTGGCCTTCGCGCGCTGGCTCGACCGGCGGGGCATCGGTCCCGCGCTCTAG
- the cysD gene encoding sulfate adenylyltransferase subunit CysD yields MGDETSSQDARHRIMSGTTGLTHLQRLEAEAIHIMREVVAEAERPVMLYSVGKDSAVMLHLARKAFHPAPPPFPLLHVDTTWKFQDMYAMRDEMAREAGMELLVHQNPEAAERGINPFDHGPLHTDMWKTEGLKQALDKWGFDAAFGGARRDEEKSRAKERVFSFRTASHGWDPKNQRPELWNLYNARKNKGESIRVFPLSNWTELDIWQYIQLEQIRIVPLYFAAPRPTFEWEGGLFMADDIDRLEKVMGRKPEITTKSVRFRTLGCFPLTGAVESEAATLSEVIQETLLTTTSERQGRVIDKDAGGAGMEKKKQEGYF; encoded by the coding sequence ATGGGGGATGAAACTTCATCGCAGGACGCTAGACATCGCATCATGAGCGGCACGACCGGACTTACCCATCTGCAACGCCTCGAAGCCGAGGCGATCCATATCATGCGCGAAGTCGTGGCCGAGGCCGAGCGCCCCGTGATGCTCTATTCGGTCGGCAAGGACAGCGCGGTGATGCTGCACCTGGCGCGCAAGGCCTTCCATCCCGCGCCGCCGCCCTTCCCCCTGCTGCACGTCGACACCACGTGGAAGTTCCAGGACATGTACGCCATGCGCGACGAAATGGCGCGCGAGGCCGGCATGGAATTGCTGGTCCACCAGAACCCCGAGGCGGCCGAGCGCGGAATCAATCCGTTCGACCACGGCCCGCTGCATACCGACATGTGGAAGACCGAGGGGCTCAAGCAGGCGCTCGACAAATGGGGCTTTGACGCGGCATTCGGCGGCGCCCGGCGCGACGAGGAGAAGAGCCGCGCGAAGGAGCGCGTGTTCAGCTTCCGCACCGCTAGCCACGGCTGGGACCCGAAGAACCAGCGACCCGAACTGTGGAACCTCTACAACGCGCGCAAGAACAAGGGCGAGAGCATCCGCGTCTTCCCGCTCTCGAACTGGACCGAGCTCGACATCTGGCAGTACATCCAGCTCGAACAGATCCGCATCGTGCCGCTCTATTTCGCCGCGCCCCGCCCGACTTTCGAATGGGAAGGCGGGCTGTTCATGGCCGACGACATCGACCGGCTGGAAAAGGTCATGGGCAGGAAGCCCGAGATCACGACGAAATCGGTACGCTTCCGCACGCTCGGCTGCTTCCCGCTGACCGGCGCGGTGGAGAGCGAGGCCGCGACCCTTTCCGAGGTCATCCAGGAAACGCTGCTGACCACCACCAGCGAACGGCAGGGCCGCGTCATCGACAAGGACGCAGGCGGCGCCGGCATGGAGAAGAAGAAGCAGGAGGGCTATTTCTGA
- the cysN gene encoding sulfate adenylyltransferase subunit CysN: MADAPQTGQVYETDALIAEDIDAYLDTHQHKTMLRFITCGSVDDGKSTLIGRLLYDSKMIFEDQLDALESDSKRVGTQGGEIDFALLVDGLAAEREQGITIDVAYRFFNTEKRKFIVADCPGHEQYTRNMVTGASTADLAVILIDARKGVLVQTRRHSYICHLLGIRNIVLAVNKMDLVDYSQEVFERIVEDYRGFAESIGIESFTAIPISGFKGDNITSSPSHHTPWYDGPSLIDHLETVEVRSAVDRQKPFRMPVQWVNRPNLDFRGFAGLISGGEIRPGDPVRVLPSGRTSTVKSIVMWEGEADEAVAGQSVTLTLADEVDCSRGDVIATADDPPQVADQFEATIVWLADQDLQVGRGYWLKLATQTVSATVQEPKYEIDVNSREHLAAKTLSLNEIGVAEVTTDKPIVFEPYADNRALGGFILVDKITNATVAAGMLNFSLRRSQNVHWQATDITREHHASLKNQTPRVLWFTGLSGSGKSTIANEVEKRLALMNRHTFLLDGDNVRHGLNKDLGFTEADRIENIRRVGEVAKLMTDAGLIVLTAFISPFRAERQLVRDMLAEHEFIEIFVDTPLEVAEERDVKGLYRKAREGKLKNFTGIDSPYEPPENPEIRVNTVEMTPEEAADHIIQQILPLK, encoded by the coding sequence ATGGCCGACGCACCGCAAACCGGCCAGGTCTACGAAACCGACGCGTTGATCGCGGAGGATATCGACGCCTACCTCGACACGCATCAGCACAAGACCATGTTGCGCTTCATCACCTGCGGCAGCGTGGACGACGGCAAGTCCACGCTGATCGGGCGCCTGCTCTACGATTCCAAGATGATCTTCGAAGACCAGCTCGACGCGCTGGAAAGCGACAGCAAGCGGGTCGGTACGCAGGGTGGCGAAATCGATTTCGCCCTGCTGGTCGACGGGCTGGCCGCCGAGCGCGAACAGGGCATCACGATCGACGTCGCCTATCGCTTCTTCAATACCGAGAAACGCAAGTTCATCGTCGCCGACTGCCCGGGGCACGAGCAGTACACGCGCAACATGGTGACCGGCGCCTCGACCGCCGATCTCGCCGTGATCCTGATCGATGCCCGCAAGGGCGTGCTCGTCCAGACGCGGCGGCACAGCTACATCTGCCACCTGCTCGGCATCCGGAACATCGTGCTGGCAGTCAACAAGATGGACCTGGTCGACTATTCGCAGGAAGTCTTCGAGCGGATTGTCGAGGATTATCGCGGCTTTGCCGAGAGCATCGGGATCGAGAGCTTCACCGCGATCCCGATTTCCGGCTTCAAGGGCGACAACATCACCTCGTCTCCTAGCCACCACACGCCCTGGTACGACGGGCCGAGCCTGATCGACCACCTCGAGACGGTAGAGGTCCGCTCCGCCGTCGACCGGCAGAAGCCGTTCCGCATGCCGGTGCAATGGGTCAATCGTCCCAACCTCGACTTCCGCGGGTTCGCCGGGCTGATCTCGGGCGGCGAGATCCGTCCCGGCGATCCGGTGCGCGTGCTGCCTTCGGGCAGGACCAGCACGGTCAAGAGCATCGTCATGTGGGAAGGCGAGGCGGACGAAGCCGTCGCCGGCCAGTCCGTCACGCTGACGCTGGCGGACGAGGTCGACTGCTCACGCGGCGACGTGATCGCCACCGCCGACGATCCCCCGCAGGTCGCCGACCAGTTCGAGGCGACGATCGTTTGGCTTGCCGACCAGGATCTCCAGGTCGGGCGCGGTTACTGGCTCAAGCTCGCCACGCAGACCGTCTCGGCGACGGTGCAGGAGCCCAAGTACGAGATCGACGTCAACAGCCGCGAGCATCTTGCCGCCAAGACGCTGTCGCTCAACGAGATCGGCGTGGCCGAGGTTACCACCGACAAGCCGATCGTGTTCGAACCCTATGCCGACAACAGGGCGCTCGGCGGCTTCATCCTGGTCGATAAGATCACCAATGCGACCGTGGCCGCCGGCATGCTGAACTTCAGCCTGCGCCGTAGCCAGAACGTCCACTGGCAGGCGACCGACATCACCCGCGAACATCACGCGTCGCTCAAGAACCAGACTCCCCGCGTTCTGTGGTTCACCGGCCTGTCGGGCTCGGGCAAATCGACCATCGCCAACGAGGTGGAGAAGAGGCTCGCGCTGATGAACAGGCACACCTTCCTGCTCGACGGGGACAACGTGCGCCACGGGCTCAACAAGGACCTGGGCTTTACCGAGGCCGACCGGATCGAGAACATCCGGCGCGTGGGCGAGGTCGCGAAGCTGATGACCGATGCGGGCCTGATCGTGCTGACCGCCTTCATCTCGCCGTTCCGCGCCGAGCGGCAACTGGTCCGCGACATGCTGGCCGAGCACGAGTTCATCGAGATCTTCGTCGACACCCCGCTGGAAGTCGCCGAGGAACGCGACGTGAAGGGGCTTTACCGGAAGGCGCGCGAGGGTAAGCTCAAGAACTTCACCGGGATCGACAGCCCCTACGAGCCGCCCGAGAACCCGGAAATCCGCGTCAACACGGTCGAAATGACGCCCGAAGAGGCCGCCGACCACATCATCCAGCAGATCCTGCCGCTGAAATGA
- a CDS encoding 3'(2'),5'-bisphosphate nucleotidase CysQ, with product MTDAELAAHLAEIAGRILLSVREAGVFEGKALGKAGDETANQFLVHALRAQRPDDGLLSEESKDTHERLAKSRVWIVDPVDGTREFGEARADWAVHVGLAVDGVARVGAVALPGLGTVLRTDRPVAIPPAPERLRMVVSRTRPAAEAVSVAEKLGAELLPMGSAGAKAMAVVRGEADIYLHSGGQYEWDSCAPVAVALAHGLHCSQIDGSPLVYNQRDTFMPDLLICRPEHAEKVLALL from the coding sequence ATGACCGATGCCGAGTTGGCCGCGCATTTGGCCGAGATCGCCGGGCGCATCCTGCTTTCGGTGCGCGAGGCAGGCGTGTTCGAGGGCAAGGCGCTGGGCAAGGCCGGCGACGAGACGGCCAACCAGTTCCTCGTCCATGCCTTGCGCGCGCAGAGGCCCGACGACGGCCTGCTGTCCGAGGAGAGCAAGGATACTCACGAACGGCTCGCCAAATCGCGGGTCTGGATCGTCGATCCGGTCGACGGGACACGCGAGTTCGGCGAAGCACGCGCCGACTGGGCGGTGCACGTCGGCCTCGCAGTCGATGGCGTCGCGCGTGTCGGCGCGGTGGCCCTGCCCGGCCTCGGCACGGTCTTGCGGACCGATCGACCGGTGGCGATTCCGCCAGCCCCCGAACGACTGCGCATGGTGGTCAGCCGCACGCGACCGGCCGCAGAAGCGGTGTCGGTGGCGGAGAAGCTCGGCGCCGAACTGCTCCCGATGGGCAGCGCCGGAGCGAAGGCGATGGCCGTCGTGCGCGGCGAGGCCGACATCTACCTGCATTCGGGCGGCCAGTACGAATGGGACAGCTGCGCGCCGGTGGCAGTCGCGCTGGCGCATGGCCTGCATTGCTCGCAGATCGACGGCAGTCCGCTGGTCTACAACCAGCGCGATACCTTCATGCCCGACCTGCTGATCTGCCGACCCGAACACGCCGAAAAGGTTCTCGCCCTGCTCTAG
- a CDS encoding aldose 1-epimerase, producing MADPHTFAIAASGWRAEIAPGVGGSLASLTLDDVPVLRSARAGSADPTELACFPLVPFANRVDRGLFSWQGTNVSLKPNHLAEVHALHGSGWQAEWEVMQRREFKASMRYRHDGCGPAPFPSDPDRWPWAFEAEQRVRLGKRGCAITLDVTNCANVPMPAGVGLHPYFRRRTETRLRFRSNGIFLVDELLVPTGEFAASDHFADFSHGAALPDRTIDHCFVAWDGEAVLEDALGTIHLSAQGAPYVHVYAPAGADFVCLEPVSHMPDALNQDPGGVTSLPPGCTASLRVWIEAELA from the coding sequence ATGGCTGATCCGCACACCTTCGCCATTGCCGCCTCTGGTTGGCGCGCCGAGATCGCGCCGGGTGTCGGGGGCAGCCTGGCTTCGCTGACGCTCGACGATGTGCCCGTGCTGCGCAGCGCGCGCGCCGGATCGGCCGATCCGACCGAGCTGGCGTGCTTCCCCCTAGTTCCCTTCGCCAACCGGGTCGATCGTGGCCTGTTCTCGTGGCAGGGAACGAACGTCTCGCTGAAGCCGAACCACTTGGCCGAGGTGCACGCGCTGCACGGTTCTGGCTGGCAGGCGGAATGGGAGGTCATGCAGCGGCGCGAGTTCAAGGCGAGCATGCGCTACCGCCACGATGGATGCGGCCCGGCTCCCTTCCCCTCCGATCCTGACCGCTGGCCCTGGGCCTTCGAAGCGGAGCAGCGCGTGCGATTGGGCAAGCGCGGCTGCGCGATCACCCTCGATGTCACCAATTGCGCAAACGTGCCGATGCCCGCCGGCGTCGGGCTGCACCCCTATTTCCGCAGGCGAACCGAGACCCGGCTGCGTTTCCGGTCCAACGGAATCTTCCTGGTCGACGAACTTCTCGTACCGACGGGAGAGTTTGCTGCGTCCGACCACTTCGCGGATTTTTCGCACGGAGCCGCGCTGCCCGACCGAACGATCGACCATTGTTTCGTCGCGTGGGACGGCGAAGCGGTGCTCGAGGACGCGCTGGGCACGATCCACTTGAGCGCGCAAGGTGCGCCCTACGTGCATGTCTACGCACCTGCGGGCGCGGATTTCGTCTGTCTCGAGCCGGTCTCCCACATGCCCGATGCTCTCAACCAGGATCCCGGGGGAGTCACTTCGCTGCCACCAGGCTGTACCGCCAGCCTGCGCGTCTGGATCGAGGCGGAACTCGCCTGA
- a CDS encoding aldehyde dehydrogenase (NADP(+)), with translation MLRGKNLIAGEWRTADETFRAVEAATGEPLDPPFACASAAEVAEACAAAAEAQPHFAALPLERRAAFLRLVADKIDGLGTILTRRVMAESGLPEMRLDGERARTVGQLRLFAEEIENGAWQALRIDHADPSRTPPKPDVRMRKIPIGPVAVFGASNFPLAFSVAGGDTASALAAGCCVVVKGHPAHPGTSELVAGAIAEAVAQIDLPGGVFSLLNSTSNALGEALVRDPRIAAVGFTGSRGGGLALMQHAANRPVPIPVYAEMSSVNPVVLMPHRLARAAEELGKAYVASLTLGAGQFCTNPGVVLGIAGDALDTFLGAVRGELSQVPAQTMLTGNIADAYATGSQRLSGEAGVELVGLGAEGSARCGRAQVYTASGSAFAANRVLSEENFGPGSIVVQCTDLAEVRSILAAMEGQLTATLHMEEADYEDAAAILAIMENRAGRILANGWPTGVDVTHAMVHGGPFPATSDGRSTSVGTLAIDRFLRPVAYQNMPDALLPARLREGDAGTLRRIDGEYGC, from the coding sequence ATGTTGCGTGGCAAGAACCTGATCGCCGGCGAATGGCGCACCGCAGACGAGACATTCCGCGCCGTGGAGGCGGCTACCGGTGAGCCGCTAGACCCGCCTTTCGCATGCGCGAGCGCGGCCGAAGTGGCCGAGGCCTGTGCCGCAGCCGCCGAGGCGCAGCCGCACTTTGCCGCGCTTCCGCTCGAGCGGCGGGCTGCGTTCCTGCGCCTGGTGGCCGACAAGATCGACGGGCTCGGCACGATACTCACCCGGCGCGTCATGGCCGAGAGCGGGCTGCCCGAAATGCGGCTCGACGGCGAGCGTGCCCGCACCGTCGGACAACTGCGGCTGTTCGCCGAGGAAATCGAGAACGGGGCGTGGCAGGCGCTGCGCATCGATCATGCCGATCCGTCGCGTACCCCGCCGAAACCCGATGTCAGGATGCGCAAGATCCCGATCGGCCCGGTCGCGGTCTTCGGCGCGAGCAATTTCCCGCTCGCCTTTTCGGTGGCCGGCGGCGACACGGCCTCGGCGCTCGCCGCCGGGTGCTGCGTGGTGGTGAAGGGCCATCCGGCGCACCCCGGCACTTCCGAGCTAGTCGCTGGCGCAATTGCCGAGGCAGTGGCTCAAATCGATCTGCCGGGCGGTGTCTTCTCGCTCCTCAACTCGACTTCCAACGCCTTGGGCGAAGCGCTGGTGAGGGACCCGCGCATCGCTGCCGTCGGCTTCACCGGCTCGCGCGGCGGTGGCCTTGCGCTCATGCAACACGCAGCCAACCGCCCCGTGCCGATCCCGGTCTATGCCGAAATGAGCAGCGTCAATCCGGTCGTCCTCATGCCGCACCGGCTGGCACGTGCGGCGGAGGAGCTCGGCAAGGCCTATGTCGCATCGCTAACGCTCGGCGCAGGGCAGTTCTGCACCAATCCCGGCGTGGTGCTGGGCATCGCCGGAGACGCGCTCGACACGTTTCTCGGTGCCGTGCGTGGCGAGTTGAGCCAGGTCCCGGCGCAGACGATGCTGACCGGCAACATCGCCGACGCCTACGCGACCGGTTCGCAGCGCTTGTCCGGCGAGGCAGGCGTCGAGCTTGTCGGCCTGGGTGCCGAAGGGTCGGCCCGATGCGGGCGGGCGCAGGTCTATACCGCCAGCGGCAGCGCGTTCGCGGCAAACCGTGTGTTGTCGGAAGAGAACTTCGGTCCGGGATCGATCGTCGTGCAATGCACCGACCTTGCCGAGGTTCGCTCGATCCTCGCCGCGATGGAAGGCCAGCTGACGGCCACGCTGCACATGGAAGAGGCCGACTACGAGGATGCCGCGGCGATCCTCGCCATCATGGAGAACCGCGCCGGCCGGATCCTCGCCAACGGTTGGCCGACAGGCGTCGACGTGACCCATGCAATGGTCCACGGCGGGCCGTTTCCCGCGACTTCGGATGGCCGCAGCACCTCGGTCGGGACGCTGGCGATCGATCGATTCTTGCGACCCGTGGCCTACCAGAACATGCCGGATGCTCTGCTACCCGCGAGGTTGCGCGAGGGCGATGCAGGAACGCTGCGTCGCATCGACGGCGAGTATGGTTGCTGA
- the folK gene encoding 2-amino-4-hydroxy-6-hydroxymethyldihydropteridine diphosphokinase — protein MRGHLTEARQRYLVALGSNMRVSGVGNPRAMIRAAMAALEHEDFEVLAVSPIITSAPVGPSQRCYANAAAMVETAEGPQQVLARLQRIERAFGRRRRGQRWRARPLDLDIVLWSGGIWASPALSVPHPLFRRRAFVLGPAASIAPGWRDPVTGLTLAQLDARLTRPRAAPSPRPGG, from the coding sequence TTGCGAGGACATCTGACCGAAGCGCGGCAGCGATATCTCGTCGCGCTCGGCAGCAACATGCGCGTGAGCGGTGTCGGCAACCCGCGCGCGATGATCCGGGCAGCGATGGCGGCGCTCGAGCATGAGGATTTCGAGGTCCTGGCCGTCTCGCCGATCATCACCAGCGCACCGGTCGGTCCCTCGCAGCGATGCTATGCCAATGCAGCGGCAATGGTCGAAACAGCCGAGGGGCCGCAGCAGGTGCTAGCCCGGCTCCAGCGGATCGAGCGCGCGTTCGGCAGGCGCAGGCGAGGGCAGCGCTGGCGGGCTCGGCCGCTCGATCTCGACATCGTGTTGTGGAGCGGGGGGATCTGGGCATCACCGGCCCTTTCGGTGCCGCATCCGCTGTTCCGCAGGCGCGCGTTCGTTCTGGGTCCGGCCGCGAGCATCGCTCCCGGCTGGCGCGACCCGGTTACCGGGCTGACGCTGGCGCAACTGGATGCACGCTTGACCCGACCGCGCGCCGCCCCTAGTCCGCGCCCCGGTGGTTAG
- the aguB gene encoding N-carbamoylputrescine amidase: MTTLTVAALQLALGAPQEADNIAAVSALVEQAAGRGAQVILPPELFSGEYFCREEGEALFALARPTAEHPSVLAMQQLAAKLGVAIPTSFFERDGHHYYNTLAMIGPDGAIMGTYRKSHIPDGPGYEEKYYFRPGNDGFKVWDLFGARIGVGICWDQWYPECARAMALMGAEVLLYPTAIGSEPYDADLDTSRMWRRAMIGHSVSNCMPVVASNRIGHEGPDDRRQSFYGHSFICDEWGDMVEEFGKDETGVLVAKLDLAQAATHRAGMGFFRDRRPQLYGRLCEDI, from the coding sequence ATGACAACGCTCACAGTCGCCGCCCTGCAGCTCGCGCTCGGTGCTCCGCAAGAGGCGGACAATATCGCAGCCGTCTCCGCGCTGGTCGAGCAGGCGGCAGGCCGGGGCGCGCAGGTCATCCTGCCGCCCGAGCTGTTCAGTGGCGAGTATTTCTGCCGCGAGGAGGGCGAGGCGCTGTTCGCGCTCGCCCGGCCGACCGCCGAACATCCCAGCGTGCTCGCCATGCAGCAGCTTGCCGCTAAGCTGGGCGTCGCGATCCCGACCAGCTTCTTCGAGCGCGACGGCCACCATTATTACAACACGCTCGCCATGATCGGACCCGACGGCGCGATCATGGGCACCTATCGCAAGAGCCACATTCCGGACGGCCCGGGTTACGAGGAAAAATACTATTTCCGGCCCGGGAACGACGGCTTCAAGGTCTGGGACCTGTTCGGCGCGCGGATCGGCGTCGGCATCTGCTGGGACCAGTGGTATCCCGAATGCGCCCGCGCCATGGCGCTGATGGGCGCCGAAGTCCTGCTCTACCCGACCGCTATCGGCTCCGAACCCTATGATGCGGATCTCGACACCAGCCGCATGTGGCGGCGCGCCATGATCGGTCACTCGGTTTCCAATTGCATGCCGGTGGTCGCGAGCAACCGGATCGGCCACGAAGGGCCGGACGACCGCAGGCAGAGCTTCTACGGGCACAGTTTCATCTGCGACGAGTGGGGCGACATGGTCGAGGAGTTCGGCAAGGACGAAACAGGCGTGCTCGTCGCGAAGCTGGATCTAGCGCAGGCTGCCACGCATCGCGCCGGAATGGGCTTCTTCCGCGATCGCCGCCCGCAACTCTACGGCAGGCTTTGCGAGGACATCTGA